In Saprospiraceae bacterium, a genomic segment contains:
- a CDS encoding DUF3341 domain-containing protein yields the protein MRQYNKDVIYGIYSDEEILVSAVRDAKSKHLEIMDVFSPFPVHGLDQALGLEESRLHQAGFVYGALGAMLGFLGMTWMMTSDWPIIFGGKPYWPVPSFIPITFECTVLCAAWGMTITFYTICGLWPGVSNPQLDLRTTDDKFCIAFDRNEVSDVEARAFFAASGAEEVNTKMI from the coding sequence ATGCGACAGTATAATAAAGATGTCATTTATGGAATCTACTCTGACGAAGAGATTTTAGTGAGCGCAGTGAGAGATGCAAAAAGCAAACATCTTGAAATCATGGATGTATTTTCTCCATTTCCTGTGCATGGTCTTGATCAGGCATTGGGTTTAGAAGAATCTCGTTTGCATCAGGCCGGATTCGTTTACGGTGCGCTGGGTGCAATGTTGGGATTTCTTGGAATGACCTGGATGATGACCAGTGATTGGCCGATTATATTTGGAGGCAAACCATATTGGCCAGTACCTTCATTTATTCCAATTACTTTCGAATGTACAGTTTTATGCGCTGCATGGGGGATGACCATTACGTTTTACACGATTTGTGGTTTATGGCCAGGTGTAAGTAATCCACAACTCGATTTGCGCACAACAGATGATAAATTTTGTATTGCATTTGATAGAAATGAAGTTTCTGATGTGGAAGCCAGAGCGTTTTTTGCAGCATCAGGAGCAGAAGAAGTCAACACCAAAATGATTTAA
- a CDS encoding cytochrome c: MMKIPMERILVIFVTVACFQCRPADGNRTGTEYMPDMAHSIAYEPNVNNYYYYHSWGSELEIANYSAPKLPVQGTKARGSLGWTNGKPNNDLFNGKLGHNAIATPINGSVEYYYKNTEDERLRATKEISSNPLPISADGLSNGKLLYNIYCSSCHGEKGDGGGYLVRDDGGKYPAQPANFLKDEFIASSEGRFYHAIMYGRNVMGSHADKLSYEERWNVIHYIRSLQASSKKLIYSEKENTFTGSVAVKDAAKALVPAVTK; encoded by the coding sequence ATGATGAAAATTCCAATGGAAAGAATACTGGTGATCTTTGTGACCGTGGCTTGTTTTCAATGCAGACCTGCAGATGGCAATAGAACAGGTACAGAATATATGCCAGATATGGCTCACTCGATCGCCTATGAGCCGAATGTAAATAATTATTACTATTACCATTCATGGGGAAGTGAGCTTGAAATTGCTAACTACTCGGCTCCTAAATTGCCTGTGCAAGGAACAAAAGCAAGGGGATCTCTTGGTTGGACCAATGGAAAACCTAACAATGATTTGTTTAATGGAAAATTGGGTCATAATGCGATTGCAACTCCCATCAATGGTTCAGTTGAATATTATTACAAGAATACGGAAGACGAACGGTTAAGAGCCACTAAAGAAATAAGCTCAAATCCATTGCCAATTTCAGCAGATGGACTTTCCAATGGAAAATTGCTTTACAATATTTATTGTTCTTCCTGTCACGGCGAAAAAGGAGATGGTGGTGGTTATCTTGTCAGAGATGACGGAGGGAAGTACCCTGCGCAGCCGGCAAATTTTTTAAAAGATGAATTTATAGCATCATCAGAAGGGAGATTTTATCATGCGATTATGTATGGTAGAAATGTCATGGGCTCACATGCAGATAAATTGTCTTACGAAGAACGGTGGAATGTGATTCACTACATCCGTTCGCTTCAGGCAAGTTCTAAAAAATTAATATACAGCGAAAAGGAAAATACATTTACAGGTTCCGTAGCTGTAAAGGATGCAGCGAAAGCATTAGTACCAGCAGTAACTAAGTGA